A stretch of the Aphis gossypii isolate Hap1 chromosome 2, ASM2018417v2, whole genome shotgun sequence genome encodes the following:
- the LOC126550310 gene encoding probable aconitate hydratase, mitochondrial, translating to MALRRIFKTLQVSANSGIQKKFCHTSPAVFGAKKMVTSNLGNRNSCLTKSLNGSCTNSRYEDMARCASRAKEALDRGFKFRIPFNVTPGSKQIRATIKIDEMAQTLREFGGTVLANACGQLDRNDVKKGEKNTILNSHNRKEVAMSKFDTKPLPYEILEKRLKIVADRLGRPLTLTEKILYSHLDDPVGQSIERGVSYLKLRPDRVAMQDATAQMAMLQFISSGLPKVAVPSTIHCDHLIEAQVGGVEDLKRAKELNEEVYNFLKTASARYGVGFWHPGSGIIHQIILENYAFPGLLMVGTDSHTPNGGGLGGLCIGVGGADAVDVMADIPWELKCPKVIGVRLTGKMTGWTTPKDVILKVADILTVKGGTGAVIEYHGPGVDNISCTGMGTICNMGAEIGATTSLFPFNHRMADYLKATSRADIAEEAAKYSKPLLTPDNGCQYDQLIELDLTTLEPHVNGPFTPDLAHPISKLGNNAKKSDWPVEIKVGLIGSCTNSSYEDMARCATIAKEALDHGRKSKIPFNVTPGSEQIRATIERDGIAQTLREFGGTVLANACGPCIGQWDRKDVKKGEKNTIVSSYNRNFTGRNDANAATHAFVTSPELVTALAIEGRLDFDPTKDSIKGADGKEFKLSNPFGDELPAKGFDPGQDTYQAPPADGSAVSAVVDPKSNRLQLLEPFKPWDGKDLVDLTILIKVKGKCTTDHISAAGPWLKYRGHLDNISNNMFLTATNADNNEMNKVKNQCTGEWGSVPDTARAYKAEGISWVVFGDENYGEGSSREHAALEPRHLGGLAIIVKSFARIHETNLKKQGLLALTFDDTKDYDKVQPDDKVSLVGLDEFTPGKPLTCILRHNDGTCEEILLNHTFNTQQIQWFKSGSALNRMKQLAATMGNP from the exons atggcGTTAAGAAGAATATTCAAGACCCTGCAG GTATCGGCGAACAGTGGTATCCAGAAGAAATTCTGTCACACATCTCCGGCCGTGTTTGGAGCAAAAAAAATGGTTACGAGCAATTTAGGAAATAGGAATAGTTGTTTAACTAAAA gtcTTAATGGAAGCTGTACCAACTCAAGGTATGAGGATATGGCAAGATGTGCCTCTAGAGCCAAGGAAGCCTTAGATCGTGGATTTAAATTCAGGATTCCGTTTAATGTTACTCCTGGATCGAAACAAATTAGAGCAACGATTAAAATAGATGAaatg gcACAAACATTGAGAGAATTTGGCGGTACTGTATTAGCTAATGCATGTGGTCAATTGGACCGCAATGATGTTAAAAAAGgtgaaaaaaataccattcTAAATTCACACAACAGAAAAGAAGTGGCTATGAGCAAGTTCGACACCAAGCCCTTACCATACGAAATCTTAGAAAAgcgtttaaaaattgttgctGATAG attaggAAGGCCATTGACCTTaacggaaaaaatattatattcacactTGGACGATCCAGTGGGGCAAAGTATTGAGCGTGGTGTGTCATACCTCAAGTTGAGGCCTGATCGTGTGGCAATGCAGGATGCCACTGCTCAAATGGCTATGTTGCAGTTTATATCCTCAGGTTTGCCAAAGGTTGCCGTTCCATCCACTATTCATTGTGATCACTTAATTGAAGctcaa gtaggtggAGTTGAGGACTTGAAAAGGGCTAAAGAACTGAATGAAGAagtttataactttttgaaaACTGCCAGTGCAAGATATGGGGTTGGTTTTTGGCACCCTGGATCTGGAATTATTcatcaa attATCCTGGAAAACTATGCTTTTCCTGGATTATTGATGGTTGGTACCGACTCCCATACACCTAATGGCGGTGGACTTGGTGGCTTGTGTATTGGAGTTGGCGGTGCGGACGCTGTTGATGTGATGGCGGATATTCCTTGGGAACTAAAATGTCCTaaa gtcaTTGGTGTTCGTCTAACAGGAAAGATGACTGGTTGGACTACACCAAAAGATGTGATCCTTAAAGTTGCTGATATTTTGACCGTCAAAGGAGGTACCGGTGCTGTAATTGAATATCACGGACCTGGAgtagataatatatcatgCACAG gtaTGGGTACTATCTGTAATATGGGTGCGGAAATTGGAGCTACTACTTCATTGTTCCCTTTTAATCACCGAATGGCGGATTATTTAAAAGCTACATCTCGTGCTGATATTGCTGAAGAAGCAGCTAAGTATAGTAAGCCATTATTGACTCCCGATAATGGCTGTCAGTATGACCAG ttAATTGAACTTGATTTAACAACATTGGAACCTCATGTCAATGGACCTTTCACACCTGATCTTGCCCATCCTATTTCAAAGTTAGGAAATAATGCCAAGAAAAGCGATTGGCCAGTAGAAATCAAAGTTG gtcTTATTGGAAGCTGCACCAACTCAAGCTATGAGGATATGGCAAGATGTGCCACTATAGCCAAGGAAGCCTTAGATCATGGacgtaaatcaaaaattccaTTTAATGTTACTCCTGGGTCTGAACAAATTAGGGCAACAATTGAAAGAGAtggaatt GCACAAACATTGAGAGAATTTGGCGGTACTGTATTAGCTAATGCATGTGGTCCGTGTATTGGTCAATGGGACCGCAAAGATGTTAAAAAAGGTGAAAAAAACACCATTGTAAGTTCATATAACAGAAACTTTACTGGACGTAATGATGCCAATGCAGCAACTCATGCCTTTGTCACTTCTCCAGAGCTAGTTACTGCTTTAGCCATTGAAGGTCGTTTGGACTTTGATCCTACAAAAGATTCGATCAAGGGTGCTGATG gtaaagaatttaaattaagtaatccTTTCGGTGACGAATTACCCGCAAAAGGATTTGATCCAGGTCAAGATACTTACCAAGCTCCACCTGCTGATGGATCAGCTGTTAGTGCAGTAGTAGACCCTAAATCCAATCGTCTTCAATTATTGGAACCATTTAAACCTTGGGATGGAAAAGATTTGGTAGATCttactatacttattaaa gTGAAAGGAAAATGTACAACGGATCATATTTCTGCGGCCGGCCCATGGTTGAAATATCGAGgtcatttagataatatatcaaataacatGTTCCTAAc tgCAACCAATGcagataataatgaaatgaatAAGGTAAAAAATCAATGTACTGGAGAATGGGGTTCAGTACCAGACACAGCCAGAGCATACAAAGCTGAAGGTATATCATGGGTAGTGTTTGGTGATGAAAACTACGGCGAAGGAAGTAGCAGAGAACATGCTGCTTTAGAACCACGTCATTTGGGAGGACTCGCGATCATTGTCAAATCTTTTGCCCGTATTCATGAAACCAATTTGAAGAAACAAGGATTATTAGCTCTGACATTTGACGATACTAAGGATTACGATAAAGTTCAACCAGATGACAAAGTGTCTTTGGTTGGACTTGACGAATTTACTCCTGGCAAG CCTTTGACTTGCATATTACGGCACAATGATGGAACTTGTGAAGAGATATTACTAAATCATACTTTCAACACACAGCAGATACAATGGTTTAAATCTGGAAGTGCATTAAACCGAATGAAGCAACTAGCCGCTACTATGGGCAATCCGTAG